The Natronobacterium texcoconense genome includes the window AACCAGGAAACGCCCGCAGGTGATACATATGGCAAAAAGCTTCTACTCTCACATCAAGGAAGCGTGGAAAGACCCCGACGAAGGCAAGCTCGGGGAACTGCAGTGGCAGCGAAAACAGGAGTGGCGCAACCAGGGCGCGATCGAACGGATCGAACGCCCGACGCGACTCGACAAGGCACGCGAACTCGGCTACAAGGCCAAGCAGGGCATCGTCGTCGCTCGCGTCTCTGTCCGCAAGGGTACCGCCCGCAAGAGCCGCTTTACGGCCGGCCGCCGTACCAAGCGTCAGGGCGTCAACCGCATCGGCCGTCGCAAGAACATCCAGCGCATCGGAGAGGAGCGCGTCTCCCGGAAGTACCCCAACCTGCGGGTGCTCAACAGCTACTGGGTCGGTGAAGACGGCTCCCAGAAGTGGTTCGAAGTGATCCTCGTCGATCCGAACCACCCGGCTATCGAGAACGACGACGACCTCAACTGGATCTGTGACGACTCCCACCAGAACCGTGCGTTCCGCGGCCTCACGAACGCCGGCAAGGACAACCGCGGTCTCAACAACCGTGGCAAGGGCGCAGAGAAGGTCCGACCGTCCAACACGGGCGGCCAGGGCCGCGCGAAGTAAGCCGGAAGCGA containing:
- a CDS encoding 50S ribosomal protein L15e produces the protein MAKSFYSHIKEAWKDPDEGKLGELQWQRKQEWRNQGAIERIERPTRLDKARELGYKAKQGIVVARVSVRKGTARKSRFTAGRRTKRQGVNRIGRRKNIQRIGEERVSRKYPNLRVLNSYWVGEDGSQKWFEVILVDPNHPAIENDDDLNWICDDSHQNRAFRGLTNAGKDNRGLNNRGKGAEKVRPSNTGGQGRAK